One Clostridium sp. CM027 genomic window carries:
- a CDS encoding MaoC family dehydratase: MIDLFRAFSTTEDFFYDGAFIAKAKYQRFKLKLNEETYRNEVVKSNKRLCIANCSGYIENEIAETLTVYLMMNVTVKESVQTETIQDGETLWRNFSKEEIADFSHLTGDTNSIHLSENPVVQGLFILKELCNKTQTNKIEVKYIYPVYGDNPIYLKHEGNLTKGFSNGILCFQATLF; the protein is encoded by the coding sequence ATGATAGATTTATTTAGAGCATTTTCTACAACAGAAGATTTTTTTTATGACGGTGCATTTATTGCTAAAGCAAAATATCAACGTTTTAAGCTAAAATTAAATGAAGAAACTTATAGAAATGAAGTTGTAAAAAGTAATAAAAGGCTTTGTATAGCCAACTGTAGTGGATATATTGAAAATGAAATTGCAGAGACATTAACAGTATATTTAATGATGAATGTAACTGTTAAAGAATCTGTTCAAACAGAAACTATTCAAGACGGGGAGACTTTATGGCGTAATTTCTCAAAAGAAGAAATCGCAGATTTTAGTCATCTAACAGGAGATACTAATTCTATTCATCTTTCTGAAAATCCTGTTGTGCAAGGCTTGTTTATTTTGAAAGAACTTTGTAACAAAACTCAAACAAATAAAATAGAAGTAAAATATATTTATCCTGTTTATGGTGATAATCCAATTTATTTAAAACATGAAGGAAATCTTACCAAGGGTTTTAGTAATGGTATATTATGCTTTCAAGCAACCCTATTTTAA
- a CDS encoding peptide deformylase — MIKPIVKDILFLGQKSEEATKNDIVVIDDLIDTLSANLEHCVGLAGNMIGAKKRILVFTVDNLIVPMINPVILKKEKLYETEESCLSLIGFRKMKRYEMIEVEYLDRNFNKQKQVFNGFTAQIVQHEMDHFEGVII; from the coding sequence ATGATAAAACCAATTGTAAAAGATATATTGTTTTTAGGACAAAAATCAGAAGAGGCAACTAAAAATGATATAGTAGTAATTGATGATTTAATAGATACATTAAGTGCAAACTTAGAGCATTGTGTTGGATTGGCTGGTAATATGATTGGAGCAAAAAAGCGTATATTGGTATTTACTGTAGACAACCTTATTGTGCCTATGATAAATCCAGTTATATTAAAAAAAGAAAAGCTTTATGAAACAGAAGAAAGTTGTTTATCTTTAATTGGCTTTAGAAAAATGAAGAGATATGAAATGATAGAGGTGGAGTATCTTGATAGAAATTTTAACAAGCAAAAGCAAGTGTTTAATGGGTTTACAGCACAAATAGTTCAACATGAAATGGATCATTTTGAAGGTGTAATAATCTAA
- a CDS encoding GNAT family N-acetyltransferase, with translation MEVIKMIRQIERDEIKVCVQVIRKSFGTVAQEFNLTKENCPGNASFMKVEKLYKQYDEGRPMFACLDNGIIVGYFSLGKNDGGSFELNNLAVLVEYRHKGYGREMIIFAMDKVREMGSNKMTIGVIEESTKLRNWYSGLGFIHTGTRKYKHLPFTVSFMKIGL, from the coding sequence ATGGAAGTGATAAAAATGATAAGGCAGATAGAAAGAGATGAGATTAAAGTATGTGTACAAGTAATCAGAAAAAGTTTTGGAACGGTAGCACAAGAATTTAATCTTACAAAAGAGAATTGTCCAGGGAATGCAAGTTTTATGAAAGTTGAAAAATTATATAAGCAGTATGATGAAGGTCGACCAATGTTTGCGTGTCTTGATAATGGTATCATTGTAGGTTATTTTTCGCTTGGCAAGAATGATGGTGGGAGTTTTGAACTGAATAATCTTGCTGTATTGGTAGAATATCGCCATAAAGGTTATGGCAGAGAAATGATTATTTTTGCAATGGATAAAGTCAGAGAAATGGGAAGTAATAAAATGACTATTGGAGTAATTGAAGAAAGTACGAAATTAAGGAATTGGTACAGTGGGTTAGGATTTATACATACAGGTACAAGAAAGTATAAACATTTACCTTTCACAGTGAGCTTTATGAAAATTGGACTTTAG
- a CDS encoding enhanced serine sensitivity protein SseB C-terminal domain-containing protein: MKKQKNVQAAYLQLMVKESEQSYLVVDFMGYRREIFDGISNVAMSHLKGIFIDLVPYDSEFGSSTQIILNHSIKRKNLDFFKIEMLIVEFYSKVIKLFLITQIPIRLIMGSRKNV; this comes from the coding sequence TTGAAGAAGCAAAAAAATGTACAGGCAGCCTATTTGCAACTAATGGTAAAGGAAAGTGAACAGAGTTATTTAGTAGTAGATTTTATGGGTTATAGGAGAGAAATATTTGATGGAATAAGTAATGTTGCAATGAGTCACTTAAAAGGTATTTTTATTGACTTGGTACCCTATGATTCTGAGTTTGGAAGTAGTACGCAAATAATATTGAACCATTCTATAAAAAGAAAAAATTTGGATTTTTTTAAAATAGAAATGCTAATTGTAGAGTTTTACAGTAAAGTAATTAAATTATTTCTTATTACTCAAATACCCATTAGGCTAATAATGGGCAGTCGAAAAAATGTGTAA
- a CDS encoding pyridoxamine 5'-phosphate oxidase family protein has product MFREMRRKKQLLSKEETIEILQECTSGVLGVTGDDDYPYTVPVSYAYKDGKLFFHGAKEGHKIDSIKRNDKVTFCVIEKDEVIQKTFTTHFRSVSVFGRARILTEDDERRYAIESLVEKYSPDYIEEGQREIESEWNRVCLLEIKIEHITGKAAIEIVNNRQN; this is encoded by the coding sequence ATGTTCAGAGAAATGAGAAGAAAAAAGCAGTTATTGTCCAAAGAAGAAACAATTGAAATTCTACAAGAGTGCACATCTGGAGTTTTAGGTGTAACAGGCGATGATGATTACCCATATACCGTTCCCGTAAGTTATGCTTATAAAGACGGAAAACTCTTTTTTCATGGTGCAAAAGAAGGGCATAAGATTGACAGCATAAAAAGGAATGATAAGGTGACATTTTGTGTCATAGAAAAAGACGAAGTAATACAAAAAACTTTTACTACCCATTTTCGTAGTGTGTCTGTTTTTGGTAGAGCAAGGATTCTTACAGAAGATGACGAGAGGAGATATGCCATTGAAAGTTTAGTTGAAAAGTATTCACCTGACTATATTGAAGAAGGACAGCGAGAAATTGAAAGTGAATGGAATAGAGTATGTTTACTTGAAATCAAAATCGAACATATAACAGGTAAAGCAGCTATAGAAATTGTAAATAATAGGCAGAATTAG
- a CDS encoding GNAT family N-acetyltransferase, with protein MELSTERLKIIPLTLNQFKLLLDGIDKMEKELKLSASNECLDGHTQEAMEGLYQEAVKNRDRYFWYTNWQIILKSENKAIGSACFMKCPDENGEVEIGYGINSTYQNNGYMTEAAQAICEWAISQHDVSIIIAETEKDNIASHRVLQKCGMEKYKETDEGIWWRMKGAE; from the coding sequence ATGGAGTTAAGTACAGAACGTTTAAAAATTATACCTTTGACACTTAATCAGTTTAAATTATTGCTTGATGGAATTGATAAAATGGAGAAGGAGTTAAAGTTAAGTGCTTCAAATGAATGTTTAGATGGACATACGCAAGAAGCAATGGAGGGATTATATCAAGAAGCTGTAAAAAATAGAGATAGGTATTTTTGGTATACAAATTGGCAGATTATTTTAAAATCAGAAAATAAGGCTATTGGTAGTGCTTGTTTTATGAAATGTCCAGATGAAAATGGTGAGGTTGAAATAGGATATGGTATCAATAGTACTTATCAAAATAATGGGTATATGACTGAGGCAGCACAAGCTATTTGTGAGTGGGCTATTAGTCAACATGATGTTTCTATTATCATTGCAGAAACAGAAAAAGACAATATTGCTTCACACAGAGTTTTGCAAAAATGTGGAATGGAAAAATATAAGGAAACAGACGAGGGAATTTGGTGGCGTATGAAAGGTGCTGAATAA
- a CDS encoding YafY family protein yields MPKNDNMLAILWMLNSGTKITAKQISERLEINIRSVYRYMDALCVSGVPIISEPGHNGGYSLLNNFIRAPLFFDLEEKKSLLHAAVFAMESGYPFMESLNSATSKLKMFSNQEQEKVLNRHLVGFEVVSRICDPAVKPILMELEQAVANECSMEIEYCTGYEGHPKHRVVDPYGMLYWNNKWYAIAFCHLRNEIRSFRVDRIINIISTKNTFKRPEAFSAREFFTESLLSNIESKVGLCTLVIEGKSEALNDLCAHWFLGYHLIERTECRANFLMDEYSIHTYVPHILLPYGKSIKVLEPNSFKAAMASILKDLLDYYLH; encoded by the coding sequence ATGCCAAAAAATGACAATATGCTAGCAATTTTATGGATGCTGAATTCAGGTACAAAAATAACTGCAAAGCAAATATCCGAAAGGTTAGAAATAAACATACGATCAGTTTATCGTTATATGGATGCACTGTGCGTTAGTGGAGTGCCAATAATATCGGAGCCTGGTCATAACGGCGGATATAGTTTGCTTAACAATTTTATCCGAGCACCCCTGTTTTTTGATCTTGAAGAGAAAAAATCACTTTTGCATGCTGCTGTTTTTGCAATGGAATCAGGATATCCTTTTATGGAATCATTAAATAGTGCAACATCAAAGTTAAAGATGTTTTCGAATCAAGAACAAGAAAAAGTTCTCAATCGTCATTTAGTTGGATTTGAAGTAGTGAGCCGTATTTGCGATCCAGCTGTCAAACCTATATTAATGGAACTCGAGCAAGCTGTTGCAAATGAATGCTCTATGGAAATTGAATACTGTACAGGTTATGAAGGGCATCCCAAGCATAGGGTTGTTGACCCCTATGGGATGCTTTACTGGAACAATAAATGGTACGCTATTGCATTTTGCCATCTTAGGAATGAAATTCGCAGCTTTAGGGTAGATAGAATAATAAATATTATAAGCACTAAAAATACGTTTAAGCGTCCTGAAGCTTTTTCGGCACGTGAGTTTTTTACAGAAAGCTTATTATCGAATATAGAAAGTAAAGTAGGACTTTGCACTTTAGTAATTGAGGGCAAGTCAGAAGCATTGAATGACCTTTGTGCACATTGGTTTTTAGGATATCATCTGATAGAACGAACTGAATGCAGAGCGAATTTTTTAATGGATGAATACTCAATCCATACCTATGTTCCTCATATTCTACTTCCATATGGTAAATCAATAAAGGTGCTTGAACCAAATAGTTTTAAAGCTGCTATGGCATCAATTCTTAAAGATTTGCTGGACTATTATCTCCACTGA
- a CDS encoding type 1 glutamine amidotransferase family protein encodes MKNKVYLYVFDTMADWEIGYLSTEINSGRYYKKGLMPLKIVTVGINKNPITTMGGLEILPEIELKECSIEETVALILPGGNTWTEAIHAPIIRMAEECLEKGIVVGAICGATIGLAMEGVLNKRAHTSNDLGYLKMVCPSYAGEKYYKQEYAVTDRSLITASGIAPLEFTLHILKILEVFSPQTLDSWYNLYKTQDAKYFFELMSSIQ; translated from the coding sequence ATGAAAAACAAAGTATATCTTTATGTATTTGATACAATGGCAGACTGGGAAATAGGTTATTTAAGTACTGAAATCAATTCGGGAAGGTACTACAAAAAGGGATTAATGCCTCTAAAAATAGTAACTGTAGGAATTAACAAGAACCCTATTACTACAATGGGAGGTCTAGAAATATTGCCAGAAATTGAACTTAAGGAGTGTAGTATTGAAGAGACAGTTGCTTTGATTCTACCTGGTGGGAATACATGGACAGAAGCAATTCATGCTCCCATTATAAGAATGGCTGAAGAATGTTTAGAGAAAGGTATTGTTGTAGGGGCAATTTGTGGTGCTACAATAGGACTTGCTATGGAAGGAGTATTAAATAAGCGAGCCCATACAAGCAATGACCTGGGATATCTTAAAATGGTCTGTCCAAGCTATGCAGGAGAAAAATATTATAAGCAAGAATACGCAGTAACTGATAGAAGTTTGATTACTGCCTCTGGAATAGCTCCTCTTGAATTTACTTTGCACATATTGAAAATTCTAGAGGTGTTTTCACCACAAACCTTAGATTCTTGGTACAATCTTTATAAAACTCAAGATGCAAAATATTTCTTTGAGTTGATGAGCTCGATTCAATAG
- a CDS encoding alpha/beta fold hydrolase, translating into MKNEKKLMKIYIHIGVIIIVLPIMALLFPTWTPHIKGKNSISVLEQVKINGSNHEIMIRGNDRTNPVIIFVHGGPGCPEIPYADKYQNLLETKFTVVNYDQRASGKSYHLSEDYSNLSPDLLVKDLLDMTDYISARLGKKKVY; encoded by the coding sequence ATGAAAAATGAAAAAAAATTGATGAAAATTTATATACATATCGGAGTAATTATTATAGTATTGCCAATAATGGCACTTCTCTTTCCTACATGGACTCCGCATATAAAAGGTAAAAACAGTATAAGTGTATTAGAACAAGTAAAGATAAATGGAAGTAATCATGAAATTATGATACGCGGTAATGATAGGACTAATCCAGTTATTATTTTTGTACATGGAGGACCTGGATGTCCGGAAATACCATATGCTGATAAATACCAAAATTTATTGGAAACCAAATTTACAGTTGTTAATTACGACCAAAGAGCTAGTGGAAAATCATATCATCTTTCTGAGGACTATTCGAACCTTTCACCAGACTTATTGGTTAAGGACTTATTGGATATGACGGATTATATCTCAGCACGTCTTGGCAAAAAAAAGGTATACTGA
- a CDS encoding CPBP family intramembrane glutamic endopeptidase, with the protein MRLAILISATIFAIVHFDLNFIGRFFMGVLSALLYIETKNIVNCIIFHMLHNFSVFIFVVLSQYVYIPMFNSDGTAQPLVVVVVFASIIISIVMNINYIKDNLPKKKKCIIIDEL; encoded by the coding sequence ATCAGACTTGCAATCTTAATATCTGCGACAATATTTGCAATAGTACACTTTGATTTAAACTTTATAGGTAGGTTTTTTATGGGTGTGTTAAGTGCATTATTATATATAGAAACCAAGAATATTGTAAACTGTATTATTTTTCATATGTTACACAACTTTAGCGTTTTTATATTTGTTGTTCTATCTCAATATGTTTATATACCTATGTTCAATTCAGATGGTACGGCACAACCTTTAGTCGTAGTTGTAGTTTTTGCATCTATAATCATATCTATTGTAATGAATATTAATTATATAAAGGATAATTTACCAAAAAAAAAGAAGTGTATCATTATAGACGAACTTTAA
- a CDS encoding helix-turn-helix domain-containing protein, protein MEDKKSFGEFITQKRKEAGLTQKSFAEKIFVTESAVSKWERGISYPDITLISDICEVLKINEHELLTASEDLQARATEKLATKYIKIVNRYKYTLFFVYGISLLVCFICNLAVQHMLSWFFIVLAAELIAFTLTLLPVLVTEYRGEITLGVLFTSLVLLLMTCCIYTDGDWFFVTFIPLLFGMTVVFLPIILNRIWLPESLANKKVLLCFMVDTVLLLLLIFVCDMYTGGGWFLTKGLPITLLCLIVLWSMMLIIRYSRINGLLKTSGCFAVISVFEFFIQGLINMVLGLEPSVFGFKYNFHDWSDEYMNGNIHMIIFILLFGMTASFAIAGIMKSVNKSSKNLNTN, encoded by the coding sequence ATGGAAGATAAAAAGTCATTTGGTGAATTTATTACGCAAAAAAGGAAAGAAGCAGGATTGACTCAGAAGAGTTTCGCGGAGAAAATATTTGTAACAGAATCTGCAGTTTCAAAATGGGAAAGGGGAATCTCTTATCCTGACATCACCCTTATAAGTGATATCTGTGAGGTGCTTAAGATTAACGAACATGAACTGTTGACCGCCAGTGAAGACCTTCAAGCAAGAGCTACAGAAAAATTAGCCACAAAATATATAAAAATAGTAAACAGATATAAATATACGTTATTTTTTGTGTATGGAATATCTTTATTAGTATGTTTTATATGTAATCTGGCTGTTCAACATATGTTGTCGTGGTTTTTTATTGTGCTGGCTGCAGAATTGATTGCATTTACGTTAACACTGCTGCCTGTTTTGGTGACTGAGTATCGTGGAGAGATCACGCTAGGAGTTTTATTTACTTCGCTTGTTCTTCTTTTGATGACTTGCTGCATTTATACGGATGGAGACTGGTTCTTTGTGACATTTATACCGTTGCTGTTTGGTATGACGGTTGTTTTTCTACCAATTATACTAAATCGCATATGGCTTCCGGAGTCCTTGGCAAATAAAAAAGTATTGCTGTGTTTTATGGTAGATACCGTGTTACTATTATTACTGATTTTTGTATGCGATATGTATACAGGCGGAGGATGGTTTTTAACGAAGGGTCTTCCGATTACGTTATTATGTCTGATTGTTCTGTGGAGTATGATGCTTATTATTAGATATTCTAGAATCAATGGGTTACTGAAGACTTCAGGATGTTTCGCTGTAATTTCTGTATTTGAATTTTTTATACAAGGTCTGATAAATATGGTATTGGGGCTTGAACCTTCTGTATTTGGATTTAAATACAATTTTCATGATTGGAGTGACGAATATATGAATGGGAATATACATATGATTATATTCATTTTGTTATTTGGAATGACTGCGTCGTTTGCAATAGCAGGAATTATGAAATCGGTAAATAAAAGTTCTAAAAATTTGAACACTAATTAA
- a CDS encoding MBL fold metallo-hydrolase codes for MKLTALIENKATGNLSGEHGLAVHIEYNGKQYLLDTGASNKFQNNANKLGIDLKNIDTAALSHCHYDHSGGYVGFFSENSKAKVYLQSAARELYYAKLGLIKIYNGIPRGILDTYSDRFVFVDGDYEIDEGVWLISHKTIGLAARGKKAHMYRKTEKGFVTDDFQHEQSLVFEVENGLVILNSCCHGGVDNIIEEVMETFNGKEVLAIIGGFHLMGIIGTKSMSGKPEEVRALGKRLFDLNVKHIYTGHCTGNPAYKVLKEKLGERLQYFSTGTTVEL; via the coding sequence ATGAAACTAACGGCACTTATTGAAAATAAAGCTACTGGTAATTTGAGTGGGGAACATGGACTTGCTGTTCATATCGAATACAATGGAAAACAGTATCTTTTAGATACTGGTGCATCAAATAAGTTCCAGAATAATGCCAATAAACTAGGCATAGATTTAAAAAATATTGATACTGCTGCGTTATCACATTGTCATTATGACCACTCTGGTGGATATGTTGGATTTTTTTCTGAAAACAGTAAAGCAAAAGTATATCTCCAAAGCGCAGCAAGGGAACTGTATTATGCCAAACTAGGATTGATTAAAATATATAATGGTATTCCACGAGGCATTTTAGATACATATAGTGACCGATTTGTCTTTGTAGATGGAGATTATGAAATTGATGAAGGTGTATGGTTAATTTCTCATAAAACGATTGGGCTAGCAGCACGGGGGAAGAAAGCACATATGTATCGAAAAACAGAAAAAGGATTTGTTACCGATGATTTTCAGCATGAACAAAGTTTGGTGTTTGAAGTAGAGAACGGTTTAGTTATTCTAAATAGTTGCTGTCACGGGGGCGTTGATAACATTATTGAAGAGGTAATGGAAACGTTCAACGGAAAGGAAGTTCTGGCTATAATCGGTGGTTTTCATTTAATGGGGATTATAGGCACCAAGTCTATGAGTGGAAAACCGGAAGAGGTTAGAGCATTAGGAAAACGACTATTTGATTTGAATGTAAAGCATATATATACTGGTCATTGTACTGGTAATCCTGCTTATAAGGTATTGAAAGAGAAACTGGGAGAACGGTTGCAATATTTTAGTACGGGAACCACAGTTGAACTATAA
- a CDS encoding QueT transporter family protein → MFIIKTKELTIAALVMAMYIVIMYLTQGFSFGPYQIRMATSLYALGYIYPFLIVPMGAANLLSNTLMGGLGVFDMIGGTMVGIITTTLIYLIKRFNLNKWLIVVPIVFIPGLLVPIWLSYLLHIPYFALAISLCIVQIIPGIVGVILIKRLERNTKIVPHNQM, encoded by the coding sequence GTGTTTATTATAAAAACTAAGGAATTAACTATAGCAGCCTTAGTCATGGCGATGTATATAGTAATAATGTATTTAACACAAGGGTTTTCATTCGGACCTTATCAAATAAGGATGGCAACAAGTTTATATGCTTTAGGGTATATATATCCATTCTTAATAGTTCCTATGGGAGCTGCAAATTTATTAAGCAATACATTAATGGGTGGATTAGGAGTATTCGATATGATAGGTGGAACAATGGTGGGGATCATAACAACAACATTAATATATCTTATCAAAAGATTTAATTTAAATAAGTGGCTGATTGTTGTTCCAATAGTATTTATTCCAGGCTTATTAGTACCTATATGGCTTTCATATCTATTACATATACCATATTTCGCATTAGCCATTAGCCTTTGTATAGTTCAAATAATACCCGGTATAGTAGGCGTAATTTTAATAAAAAGGTTAGAACGTAATACAAAAATAGTTCCTCATAACCAAATGTAA
- a CDS encoding integrase core domain-containing protein, with protein sequence MKAATFLAALEKLGVQGSFSRPRGCNDNPYSESLFKTMKYVPSFPNAGFVSIADAREWVTRFVYWYNHVHMHSGIKYLTPYQRHHYSLDKNIIENRKKVYEMAKRNHPER encoded by the coding sequence ATGAAAGCTGCAACTTTCCTTGCTGCATTAGAGAAACTAGGGGTTCAGGGTTCCTTTTCAAGGCCTAGAGGATGCAATGACAACCCTTACTCGGAATCATTATTCAAAACAATGAAATATGTACCTTCATTCCCTAATGCTGGTTTTGTAAGCATTGCTGACGCAAGAGAATGGGTGACTAGGTTTGTTTACTGGTACAACCATGTTCATATGCATAGTGGCATCAAATATTTGACCCCATACCAGCGCCACCACTATAGTTTAGATAAAAATATCATAGAGAATAGAAAAAAAGTGTATGAAATGGCAAAGAGGAATCATCCTGAAAGGTAG
- a CDS encoding phosphoglycerate mutase family protein, translated as MNIGLVRHFKVNCYTKMFMTSNDFKQWVKQYDNSNVIENKFKIGNIKWDKCFSSDLSRAIKTSQSIFKGEIIKTQLLREVPMAPIFNTNIKIPYIFWCISGRFAWLFQCKSQIENKKDTQKRVNEFLDSIKDESNNNILIVCHGFFMNTLQKELKSRGANGQNIKRPKNGKLYLYKK; from the coding sequence ATGAATATAGGATTGGTTAGACATTTTAAAGTTAATTGTTATACAAAGATGTTTATGACATCAAATGATTTTAAGCAATGGGTAAAACAGTATGATAATAGTAATGTTATAGAAAATAAATTTAAAATAGGAAACATAAAATGGGACAAATGTTTTTCAAGTGATTTATCAAGAGCCATTAAAACTTCACAATCTATTTTCAAAGGTGAAATAATAAAAACTCAATTATTAAGAGAAGTGCCTATGGCCCCGATATTTAATACCAATATAAAAATACCTTATATATTTTGGTGTATAAGTGGAAGATTTGCCTGGCTTTTTCAGTGCAAATCTCAAATAGAAAATAAAAAAGATACTCAAAAACGAGTGAATGAGTTTTTGGATAGTATTAAGGATGAATCAAATAACAATATATTAATTGTTTGTCATGGTTTCTTTATGAACACATTACAAAAGGAACTTAAAAGTAGGGGTGCTAATGGACAAAATATAAAAAGACCTAAAAATGGTAAATTATATTTATATAAAAAATAA
- a CDS encoding chloramphenicol acetyltransferase — MKFIDMENWERKNHYNYFKQLYYPHFNICGNVDITEFYRFIKEKDNPFFISMLYVVTKTANSIKEFRYRIREDKVIEHEMVSPSFTVITSNEIFSFCTAEFIDGFKEFKINTSNEIERTKNNVSIGNEPGRDDLINTTSIPWVSFTSITHPIQMNPVASVPIIAWGKYFEENGKIKLPLSVQVHHSLVDGVHVGHYFNKIQEILDNPVKYL; from the coding sequence GTGAAGTTTATAGACATGGAAAATTGGGAAAGAAAAAATCATTACAATTATTTTAAACAACTTTATTATCCTCATTTTAACATTTGTGGGAATGTTGATATTACTGAATTTTATAGATTTATTAAGGAAAAAGATAATCCGTTTTTTATATCAATGTTGTATGTTGTTACAAAAACAGCAAATAGCATAAAGGAATTTCGTTATAGGATAAGAGAAGATAAAGTAATTGAACATGAAATGGTCAGTCCGTCTTTTACAGTAATAACTTCAAATGAAATATTTAGTTTTTGTACAGCTGAATTTATAGATGGATTTAAAGAATTTAAGATTAACACATCAAATGAAATAGAAAGAACAAAAAATAATGTAAGTATTGGAAATGAACCAGGTCGTGATGACCTTATAAATACTACAAGTATTCCATGGGTTTCATTTACTAGTATAACTCACCCAATTCAAATGAACCCTGTTGCTAGTGTCCCAATAATAGCATGGGGTAAATACTTTGAGGAAAATGGAAAGATAAAGTTACCACTATCTGTTCAAGTACATCACTCACTGGTAGATGGCGTACATGTTGGACATTACTTTAATAAAATTCAAGAAATTTTAGATAATCCTGTAAAGTATTTATAA